One Parafrankia discariae DNA segment encodes these proteins:
- a CDS encoding MarR family winged helix-turn-helix transcriptional regulator, whose translation MESGSAAELASTLRLSVMRLSRRMRQERSSTLTPTQVATLATLDRHGPMTLGEVAAHERVQPPSMTRVIANLSEAGLVHRGQHPSDGRQVIAEVTEAGRELLAADRRRRDEWLAERLVELSPAEADALRVAAPILDRLAGL comes from the coding sequence ATGGAGAGCGGCAGCGCGGCGGAACTCGCCTCCACCCTGCGCCTGTCGGTCATGCGGCTCTCCCGGCGAATGCGCCAGGAACGTTCCAGCACACTCACACCGACCCAGGTCGCCACGCTCGCCACGCTCGACCGGCACGGGCCGATGACGCTCGGCGAGGTGGCGGCGCACGAGCGGGTGCAACCGCCGTCCATGACCCGGGTGATCGCGAACCTGTCCGAGGCCGGCCTCGTCCACCGCGGTCAGCACCCCTCCGACGGCCGGCAGGTGATCGCCGAGGTCACCGAGGCCGGTCGGGAGCTTCTCGCCGCGGACCGCCGCCGCCGTGACGAGTGGCTGGCCGAGCGCCTGGTGGAGCTCTCCCCGGCCGAGGCCGACGCGCTGCGGGTCGCCGCCCCGATCCTGGACCGTCTGGCCGGCCTGTAG
- a CDS encoding citrate synthase, which translates to MTEQVSSLTVTDNRTGRTYEVPVADGTIRASAFRAIKVDDDDFGLMAYDPAFTNTASCRSAITYIDGDAGILRYRGYPIQELAEKSSFLEVAYLLLAGELPTSDELSTWEDEITHHTLVHESIKKFIDGFHHDAHPMGMLVSTVGALSTFYPDAKTIDDPGLRRLQIVRLIAKITTLAAFSYRHSVGFPYVYPDNDLSYAGNFLNMMWKATELKYEPDPNLEHALDVLFILHADHEQNCSANAMRAVGSSQADPFSAAAAAIAALYGPLHGGANEQVLRMLADIGSVENIPAFIAQVKDGKKKLMGFGHRIYKNYDPRARVIRQVADEVFKVTGTNPLLDLAMELERIALEDEYFISRKLYPNVDFYTGIIYQAMGFPVEMFPVLFAIGRMPGWLAQWEEGLLDPEQKIARPRQLYIGYDERPYIPMHVRSSATDAETDPIAAQAAHAAPVRPLR; encoded by the coding sequence GTGACCGAGCAGGTCAGTAGCCTGACTGTCACCGACAACCGCACCGGTCGGACGTACGAGGTACCGGTGGCTGACGGCACGATCCGCGCCAGTGCGTTCCGTGCCATCAAGGTCGATGACGACGACTTCGGTCTGATGGCCTACGACCCGGCCTTCACCAACACGGCCAGCTGTCGCAGCGCGATCACCTACATCGACGGTGACGCCGGCATCCTGCGCTACCGCGGGTACCCGATCCAGGAGCTGGCTGAGAAGAGCAGCTTCCTCGAGGTGGCCTACCTGCTGCTGGCCGGCGAGCTCCCCACCTCGGACGAGCTCTCCACCTGGGAAGACGAGATCACGCACCACACCCTGGTGCACGAGTCGATCAAGAAGTTCATCGACGGCTTCCACCACGACGCCCACCCGATGGGCATGCTCGTGTCGACCGTCGGCGCGCTGTCGACCTTCTACCCGGACGCCAAGACGATCGACGACCCGGGCCTGCGCCGGCTGCAGATCGTCCGGCTCATCGCGAAGATCACCACCCTGGCGGCGTTCTCCTACCGGCACTCGGTCGGATTCCCGTACGTCTACCCGGACAACGATCTCTCGTACGCCGGCAACTTCCTCAACATGATGTGGAAGGCCACCGAGCTCAAGTACGAGCCGGACCCGAACCTCGAGCACGCCCTCGACGTGCTGTTCATCCTGCACGCCGACCACGAGCAGAACTGCTCCGCCAACGCGATGCGGGCCGTCGGCAGCTCCCAGGCCGACCCGTTCTCCGCCGCGGCCGCCGCGATCGCGGCGCTCTACGGCCCGCTGCACGGCGGCGCCAACGAGCAGGTCCTGCGGATGCTCGCCGACATCGGCTCGGTCGAGAACATCCCCGCCTTCATCGCCCAGGTGAAGGACGGCAAGAAGAAGCTCATGGGCTTCGGCCACCGGATCTACAAGAACTACGACCCACGGGCCCGGGTGATCCGCCAGGTCGCCGACGAGGTCTTCAAGGTCACCGGGACGAACCCGCTGCTCGACCTCGCGATGGAGCTCGAGCGGATCGCCCTCGAGGACGAGTACTTCATCTCCCGCAAGCTCTACCCGAACGTGGACTTCTACACCGGCATCATCTACCAGGCCATGGGCTTCCCGGTGGAGATGTTCCCGGTGCTGTTCGCGATCGGCCGCATGCCGGGCTGGCTGGCCCAGTGGGAGGAGGGCCTGCTCGACCCCGAGCAGAAGATCGCCCGTCCCCGCCAGCTCTACATCGGCTACGACGAGCGTCCGTACATCCCGATGCACGTCCGCTCCTCGGCCACGGACGCCGAGACCGACCCGATCGCCGCCCAGGCCGCGCACGCGGCTCCCGTCCGCCCGCTGCGCTGA
- the thpR gene encoding RNA 2',3'-cyclic phosphodiesterase codes for MTGPVPGRERLFVALLPPAETLRELATAVSEMTGGTGATGSGAVTGGAGAGVPRLRWTEPARWHVTLAFLGPVRPETRPALAERLGRVAHRHGPVGLRLDGAGRFGHRVLWARVAGDLGPLAAGVRRAAVRAGADGGDDRPLRAHLTLARVPDGAIADLRPLVRALGEIMVPSAWTARTLTLMSSVGGPSPSYSVEDEWDLSGSSPAGR; via the coding sequence GTGACGGGGCCGGTACCAGGCCGGGAGCGGCTCTTCGTCGCGCTGCTCCCGCCGGCGGAGACGCTGCGTGAGCTGGCCACCGCCGTCTCCGAGATGACCGGCGGCACGGGGGCGACCGGCAGCGGGGCAGTGACCGGTGGCGCGGGGGCGGGCGTGCCGCGGCTGCGCTGGACGGAGCCGGCGCGGTGGCATGTGACGCTGGCGTTCCTCGGGCCGGTCCGCCCCGAGACGCGGCCCGCGCTCGCCGAGCGGCTCGGCCGGGTCGCCCACCGGCACGGCCCGGTCGGGCTGCGCCTCGACGGCGCGGGCCGCTTCGGTCACCGGGTGCTCTGGGCCCGGGTCGCCGGCGATCTCGGGCCGCTGGCGGCCGGGGTGCGCCGCGCGGCCGTCCGGGCCGGCGCGGACGGTGGCGACGACCGCCCCCTGCGGGCCCACCTCACCCTGGCCCGCGTTCCCGACGGCGCCATCGCCGACCTGCGGCCACTGGTCCGCGCCCTCGGCGAGATCATGGTGCCCTCGGCCTGGACGGCACGGACCCTGACCCTGATGAGCAGCGTCGGCGGGCCGTCCCCCAGCTACAGCGTCGAGGATG
- a CDS encoding Clp protease N-terminal domain-containing protein, with amino-acid sequence MLERFTEESRRAVRAAVDAAVLGHGERVHTAHLLLGLVIEGGPVGRALAGLGLDESALRGELAGARVISFGGRDLDTDALASIGVDYDAVRRAVEQRFGEGALNGTLGATLTRRPPRRSWFRRRRPVRLAGEATRALERALRVTQAHGARDVEPRHLLLGVLSNPSCIAVRLIERRGLTTDQVRAAL; translated from the coding sequence GTGCTCGAACGATTCACGGAGGAGTCCAGGCGGGCGGTGCGGGCGGCCGTCGACGCGGCCGTCCTGGGCCACGGTGAACGGGTGCACACGGCGCACCTGCTGCTCGGGCTGGTCATCGAGGGCGGCCCGGTCGGCCGGGCACTGGCCGGGCTCGGGCTGGATGAGTCCGCCCTGCGCGGCGAGCTCGCCGGGGCGCGGGTGATCTCCTTCGGCGGCCGCGACCTCGACACCGACGCCCTTGCCTCCATCGGGGTCGACTACGACGCCGTGCGGCGGGCGGTCGAGCAGCGGTTCGGGGAGGGCGCGCTCAACGGCACTCTCGGCGCCACGCTCACCCGCCGCCCACCGCGGCGCTCCTGGTTCCGGCGCCGCCGGCCGGTCCGGCTCGCCGGGGAGGCGACCCGCGCGCTCGAACGGGCGCTGCGCGTGACCCAGGCCCACGGCGCGAGGGACGTCGAACCGCGACACCTGCTGCTCGGCGTGCTGAGTAACCCGTCGTGCATCGCGGTCCGCCTGATCGAGCGGCGCGGGCTGACGACCGACCAGGTCCGCGCCGCGCTGTGA
- a CDS encoding helix-turn-helix transcriptional regulator, translated as MSATATTLAGAASSDDPRVGLAAVASLRALLESLEELQVASARGSGWSWQEIADVLGVSRQAAHKKYGRRFGKGR; from the coding sequence ATGAGCGCTACAGCCACGACGCTCGCCGGCGCGGCGTCCAGCGACGACCCCCGGGTGGGGCTCGCCGCCGTCGCGTCGCTGCGGGCGTTGCTCGAGTCCCTGGAGGAGCTCCAGGTCGCCAGCGCGCGGGGCAGCGGCTGGTCCTGGCAGGAGATCGCGGACGTGCTCGGCGTCAGCCGGCAGGCCGCCCACAAGAAGTACGGCCGTCGCTTCGGGAAGGGAAGGTAG
- a CDS encoding histidine kinase, producing MPHPYLPRPLTRMAARHRSAALTTAGVMTVAITIAAQWPAWSTTPFPAALNVFVSLTFVLTGLLLLDEDALDSVSSAFVLGGVLWTASWAATWEAGPSAVISSFAYTHFWVCLGWGVLRYPTGRLHDTGERVLLGTAVAVIPVGNLVLIALSRPESFGYDPGVWWYGSAIGLGVFDAVVHTLDALTLVVVVAFGVAIARRHRRASALERRTLGPVALGMLAAFTMAAVVNLFVYYPQGAEIDPIFIPMELALFAIPVAFAVAAVRRHLARARIAQLLSGLSTPPTPAAVREVLRAAVGDGGAELYLWMPERGFHVDADGLPAVPPAAGGTQLALPVRTTAGAPLAVLSAHSSLERDRDLVEVALNASAIALENARLHAMVTAQVDAVRATRTRLVEAGLAERRRIERDLHDGAQQRLLALSARLGLAREQSTDQATVAALEGAREDLRAALAELRGLARGIHPPVLSESGLKAALENVTEALPVEVDLDVPEDRFDTTLETTAYYTVSEALANTVKHADASHVRVTVRLFEEQFLIQVTDNGKGGATISDGGGIAGLGDRVRALGGEFTLSSPERSGTRLTASIPWSGGVEGDG from the coding sequence GTGCCCCATCCGTACCTGCCGCGGCCCCTGACCCGAATGGCCGCGCGGCACCGTTCGGCTGCCCTGACCACCGCCGGCGTCATGACGGTCGCGATCACCATCGCGGCCCAGTGGCCGGCCTGGTCCACGACGCCGTTCCCCGCCGCGCTGAACGTCTTCGTCTCCCTCACCTTCGTCCTCACCGGGCTCCTGCTCCTGGACGAGGACGCCCTCGACAGCGTGAGCAGCGCGTTCGTCCTCGGCGGGGTGCTGTGGACGGCGTCCTGGGCAGCGACCTGGGAGGCCGGCCCGTCCGCCGTGATCTCCTCGTTCGCCTACACCCACTTCTGGGTCTGCCTCGGCTGGGGCGTGCTTCGCTACCCGACCGGACGTCTGCACGACACCGGCGAACGGGTGCTGCTCGGCACCGCCGTCGCGGTGATCCCGGTGGGCAACCTCGTGCTGATCGCGCTGTCCCGCCCGGAATCCTTCGGCTACGACCCCGGCGTGTGGTGGTACGGCTCCGCGATCGGCCTGGGCGTGTTCGACGCCGTCGTGCACACCCTCGACGCCCTGACCCTCGTGGTGGTCGTCGCCTTCGGCGTGGCCATCGCGCGGCGCCACCGCCGGGCCTCCGCGCTGGAACGGCGCACCCTCGGGCCGGTCGCCCTCGGCATGCTCGCCGCGTTCACCATGGCCGCGGTGGTGAACCTGTTCGTCTACTACCCGCAGGGCGCCGAGATCGATCCGATCTTCATCCCGATGGAGCTGGCGCTGTTCGCCATCCCGGTGGCCTTCGCCGTGGCCGCCGTGCGCCGCCACCTCGCGCGGGCCCGCATCGCGCAGCTGCTGAGCGGGCTGAGCACACCGCCGACGCCGGCGGCCGTCCGCGAGGTGCTCCGAGCGGCGGTCGGCGACGGCGGCGCGGAGCTCTACCTGTGGATGCCCGAACGCGGCTTCCACGTGGACGCCGACGGCCTGCCGGCCGTCCCGCCCGCGGCGGGCGGCACCCAGCTCGCGCTGCCCGTCCGCACCACCGCCGGCGCGCCGCTGGCCGTGCTCTCCGCGCACTCGTCGCTGGAACGCGACCGCGACCTGGTCGAGGTCGCGCTGAACGCCAGCGCCATCGCGCTGGAGAACGCGCGGCTGCACGCCATGGTGACCGCCCAGGTCGACGCCGTCCGGGCGACCCGGACCCGGCTCGTCGAGGCGGGGCTCGCCGAGCGCCGACGGATCGAGCGTGACCTGCACGACGGCGCGCAGCAGCGGCTGCTGGCGCTCTCGGCCCGGCTCGGGCTCGCCCGGGAGCAGTCCACCGACCAGGCCACGGTCGCCGCCCTCGAGGGAGCACGGGAGGACCTGCGCGCCGCGCTGGCCGAGCTGCGCGGACTCGCGCGCGGCATCCACCCGCCGGTGCTGAGCGAGAGCGGACTGAAAGCGGCACTGGAGAACGTCACCGAGGCGCTTCCTGTGGAGGTCGATCTGGATGTGCCCGAAGACCGGTTCGACACCACCCTGGAGACCACGGCGTATTACACCGTGAGCGAGGCTCTGGCGAATACCGTCAAACACGCGGACGCCAGCCATGTGCGGGTAACGGTCAGATTGTTCGAGGAGCAGTTCCTCATCCAGGTGACCGACAACGGGAAGGGCGGTGCGACGATCAGCGACGGTGGCGGAATCGCCGGCCTCGGCGACCGGGTTCGCGCGCTCGGCGGCGAGTTCACGCTGTCGAGCCCGGAGCGCTCGGGAACCCGACTGACGGCGAGCATCCCCTGGAGCGGCGGGGTAGAGGGTGACGGCTGA
- the serC gene encoding phosphoserine transaminase has protein sequence MPDAQTIVLPESLRPVDGRFGCGPSKVRTEAVAALAASGTSLLGTSHRQKPVKNLVGRVRGGLADLFSLPEGYEVVLGIGGATAFWDAAAFNLVRERSQHLVFGEFGGKFADTTKGAPFLAAPSVVKSEPGTHPDWAPEAGVDVYATPHNETSTGVARPVRRPVGADAGALHLVDATSGAGGLPVDLTEVDVYYFAPQKCFASDGGLWVALMSPAAIARLGEIAATDRWIPPFLDLTTALDNSTKDQTYNTPAVSTLFLLAEQLDWMLGNGGLDWCVRRTGESSSTLYNWAEKTPYTTPFVTDPAQRSQVVVTIDFDGVDAAAVAKVLRANGVVDVEPYRKLGRNQLRVACFPAIEPSDVETLTSAIDHVVERL, from the coding sequence ATGCCTGACGCCCAGACGATCGTCCTGCCGGAGTCACTGCGCCCGGTCGACGGTCGGTTCGGCTGCGGGCCGTCCAAGGTCCGCACCGAGGCCGTGGCGGCCCTCGCCGCGAGCGGGACCTCCCTGCTCGGCACCTCGCACCGGCAGAAGCCGGTGAAGAACCTGGTCGGACGGGTCCGCGGCGGCCTGGCCGACCTGTTCTCCCTCCCCGAGGGCTACGAGGTGGTCCTCGGGATCGGCGGCGCGACCGCGTTCTGGGACGCCGCCGCCTTCAACCTGGTGCGGGAGCGTTCCCAGCACCTGGTCTTCGGCGAGTTCGGCGGCAAGTTCGCCGACACCACCAAGGGCGCCCCGTTCCTGGCCGCGCCGTCGGTGGTGAAGTCCGAGCCGGGCACCCACCCGGACTGGGCGCCCGAGGCCGGCGTCGACGTCTACGCCACGCCGCACAACGAGACGTCCACCGGTGTGGCCCGGCCGGTGCGCCGGCCCGTCGGCGCCGACGCGGGCGCGCTGCACCTGGTGGACGCCACCTCCGGCGCCGGCGGCCTGCCCGTCGACCTCACCGAGGTGGACGTCTACTACTTCGCGCCGCAGAAGTGCTTCGCCTCCGACGGTGGGCTCTGGGTCGCCCTGATGTCGCCGGCGGCGATCGCCCGGCTCGGCGAGATCGCGGCGACCGACCGCTGGATCCCGCCGTTCCTGGACCTGACGACCGCGCTGGACAACAGCACGAAGGACCAGACCTACAACACCCCGGCGGTGTCCACGCTGTTCCTGCTCGCCGAGCAGCTCGACTGGATGCTGGGCAACGGCGGCCTGGACTGGTGCGTGCGCCGGACCGGCGAGTCCTCCTCGACCCTGTACAACTGGGCCGAGAAGACGCCGTACACGACGCCGTTCGTCACCGACCCGGCGCAGCGCTCGCAGGTCGTCGTCACCATCGACTTCGACGGTGTGGACGCCGCCGCGGTCGCCAAGGTGCTGCGTGCCAACGGCGTGGTCGACGTGGAGCCCTACCGCAAGCTGGGCCGCAACCAGCTCCGGGTGGCCTGCTTCCCCGCGATCGAGCCGTCGGACGTCGAGACCCTGACCAGCGCCATCGACCACGTGGTCGAACGCCTCTAA
- a CDS encoding DUF5685 family protein — MFGLIQPCRGRLGATAHELWSAHLCGLCLALRDTAGQPARLATTGDGVVLSLLVAAQRPTATVRRGAGPCPLRSMRTARVVAADDPGITLAASASLAAAAARIHDHARDGDGLAGTRLLRAGATRAAGAVDRAADRTGRRVGFDTAELVESVHRQFALETATRRCPEADGAADGNTERAGALLALIAPTEDAAAAAFRHCAELAGRPENTGTLAEAGRLFGRLTHLLDAVTDRAADGQAGRWNPLTASGTTDAAARSLCLDALTGLRLAVDELTLAPSADAALLRALLVDELAHTVTRTFAGAGGAGGATTARATGTGTAPVEGGGWWRRRRARRQARRRGRRQESWCERCGDCCEACEVCDCGCDC; from the coding sequence GTGTTCGGATTGATCCAGCCGTGCCGGGGTCGTCTCGGCGCCACTGCGCACGAGCTCTGGTCGGCGCACCTCTGCGGGCTGTGCCTGGCGCTGCGGGACACCGCCGGCCAGCCGGCCCGGCTCGCGACGACCGGTGACGGCGTCGTCCTCTCGCTGCTGGTGGCCGCCCAGCGCCCGACCGCCACCGTGCGCCGCGGCGCCGGCCCGTGCCCGCTGCGGTCCATGCGGACGGCGCGGGTCGTCGCCGCCGATGATCCGGGCATCACGCTGGCGGCCTCGGCGTCCCTGGCCGCCGCGGCGGCCCGCATCCACGACCACGCCCGGGACGGCGACGGCCTGGCCGGCACCCGACTGCTGCGGGCGGGCGCCACTCGCGCCGCGGGCGCGGTGGACCGCGCCGCCGACCGCACCGGGCGACGCGTCGGCTTCGACACCGCGGAGCTGGTCGAGTCGGTGCACCGCCAGTTCGCGCTGGAGACCGCGACCCGGCGGTGCCCCGAAGCCGACGGGGCCGCCGACGGGAACACGGAACGCGCCGGGGCGCTGCTCGCGCTCATCGCGCCGACCGAGGACGCCGCCGCGGCGGCGTTCCGCCACTGCGCCGAGCTCGCGGGACGTCCGGAGAACACCGGGACGCTGGCGGAGGCCGGCCGGCTCTTCGGCCGGCTCACGCACCTCCTGGACGCCGTGACCGACCGTGCCGCCGACGGGCAGGCCGGGCGCTGGAATCCGCTGACCGCCAGCGGGACCACCGACGCCGCGGCCCGGTCGCTGTGCCTGGACGCGCTGACCGGGCTACGCCTGGCGGTCGACGAGCTCACGCTGGCCCCGTCCGCCGACGCGGCGCTGCTGCGCGCGCTGCTGGTGGACGAGCTCGCGCACACGGTCACCCGGACGTTCGCCGGTGCCGGCGGCGCCGGCGGCGCCACCACCGCCCGTGCCACCGGCACCGGGACCGCTCCGGTGGAGGGCGGCGGTTGGTGGCGCCGTCGGCGGGCCCGGCGGCAGGCACGCCGACGGGGCCGGCGGCAGGAGAGCTGGTGCGAACGCTGCGGGGACTGCTGCGAGGCGTGTGAGGTCTGCGACTGCGGCTGCGACTGCTGA
- a CDS encoding response regulator transcription factor, with protein sequence MRVAIADDSALFREGLAMLLTAAGVRVIAQAAEPDKILAHIADEPPDVVILDMRMPPTFTNEGLVTAERIRSLHPGVGVLVLSTYADIRYAVRLLGDGRGGTGYLLKDRVEDVGNLLDGLRRIAEGRLVVDEEIVAGLLAHRRKAEALDRLTERERAVLREMAEGRSNAGIALRLHLAAKTVENHVASVFTKLEMPVSGDDNRRVLAVLAWLRSSGGVIPRLAEGPPPS encoded by the coding sequence ATGCGGGTAGCCATAGCGGACGATTCGGCGCTGTTCCGGGAAGGCCTCGCGATGCTGCTCACCGCCGCGGGCGTGCGGGTCATCGCGCAGGCCGCCGAACCGGACAAGATCCTCGCGCACATCGCCGACGAACCTCCCGACGTCGTCATCCTCGACATGCGCATGCCGCCGACCTTCACCAACGAGGGGCTCGTCACCGCCGAGCGGATCCGCTCCCTGCACCCCGGGGTCGGCGTCCTGGTGCTCTCCACCTACGCGGACATCCGCTACGCGGTCCGCCTGCTGGGCGACGGCCGCGGCGGCACCGGCTACCTGCTCAAGGACCGCGTCGAGGACGTCGGCAACCTCCTCGACGGCCTGCGCCGGATCGCGGAGGGCCGCCTCGTCGTGGACGAGGAGATCGTCGCCGGGCTGCTCGCCCACCGCCGCAAGGCCGAGGCCCTCGACCGGCTCACCGAGCGGGAGCGCGCCGTCCTGCGGGAGATGGCGGAGGGCCGGTCCAACGCCGGGATCGCGCTACGCCTCCACCTGGCCGCGAAGACGGTGGAGAACCACGTCGCGAGCGTGTTCACCAAGCTCGAGATGCCGGTGTCGGGTGACGACAACCGCCGGGTGCTCGCCGTGCTCGCCTGGCTGCGGTCGTCGGGCGGCGTCATACCGCGCCTGGCGGAGGGCCCGCCACCGTCGTAG
- a CDS encoding citrate synthase 2 yields MAEKTSDFKPGLEGVIAFETEIAEPDKEGSALRYRGVDIEDLVGKVDYGHVWGLLVDGSFEPGLPPAEQFPVPVHSGDIRVDVQSALAMLAPYWGFGQLIDISDEQAREDVARASVMALSFVAQSARGIGQPAVPQKEVDRARTITERFMIRWRGEPDPKHVQAVDAYWASAAEHGLNASTFTARVVASTGADVAAALSAAVGALSGPLHGGAPSRVLAMLDEVERTGDPVGYVRRALDRKERLMGFGHRVYRAEDPRARVLRRTARDLGSTRYEVAEALEAAAIEELTNRYPDRPLRTNVEFWSAVVLDFAEVPAHMFTSMFTCARTAGWSAHILEQKRTSRLIRPSARYVGPAPRPLGDVHA; encoded by the coding sequence ATGGCCGAGAAGACAAGCGATTTCAAGCCGGGCCTGGAGGGCGTGATCGCCTTCGAGACCGAGATCGCCGAGCCGGACAAGGAAGGCAGCGCGCTGCGCTACCGCGGCGTCGACATCGAGGACCTCGTCGGCAAGGTCGACTACGGCCACGTGTGGGGCCTGCTGGTCGACGGGTCGTTCGAGCCCGGCCTGCCGCCGGCGGAGCAGTTCCCGGTACCGGTGCACTCCGGCGACATCCGGGTGGACGTCCAGAGCGCCCTGGCGATGCTCGCGCCCTACTGGGGCTTCGGCCAGCTGATCGACATCTCTGACGAGCAGGCCCGCGAGGACGTGGCCAGGGCGTCGGTGATGGCCCTGTCCTTCGTGGCGCAGTCGGCCCGCGGGATCGGGCAGCCCGCCGTCCCGCAGAAGGAGGTCGACCGCGCCCGCACCATCACCGAGCGGTTCATGATCCGCTGGCGCGGCGAGCCGGACCCGAAGCACGTCCAGGCCGTCGACGCCTACTGGGCGTCCGCCGCCGAGCACGGGCTGAACGCCTCCACCTTCACCGCCCGCGTGGTCGCCTCCACCGGGGCGGACGTCGCCGCGGCGCTGTCCGCGGCCGTGGGCGCGCTGTCCGGCCCGCTGCACGGCGGCGCGCCGTCCCGGGTGCTGGCGATGCTGGACGAGGTCGAGCGCACCGGCGACCCGGTCGGCTACGTCCGCCGCGCCCTGGACCGCAAGGAGCGCCTCATGGGCTTCGGGCACCGGGTCTACCGCGCCGAGGACCCGCGCGCCCGCGTGCTGCGCCGCACCGCCCGCGACCTGGGCTCGACCCGGTACGAGGTGGCCGAGGCCCTCGAGGCGGCCGCGATCGAGGAGCTGACCAACCGGTACCCGGACCGTCCGCTGCGGACGAACGTCGAGTTCTGGTCGGCCGTGGTCCTGGACTTCGCCGAGGTGCCGGCTCATATGTTCACCTCCATGTTCACCTGCGCCCGCACAGCGGGCTGGAGCGCGCACATCCTGGAGCAGAAGCGCACCAGCCGGCTCATCCGCCCGTCCGCCCGTTACGTCGGCCCAGCTCCGCGGCCGCTGGGGGACGTCCATGCCTGA
- a CDS encoding Gfo/Idh/MocA family oxidoreductase produces the protein MTTVPELVAPRDPGLSRAWRSDRRAARRGQPDLPVAMALVTDGSERSTADVLRDAGVDVVGLLAPEPLESLAWAAEAKAPRAYSDLIALLSDDIEAVCIEMSPPASDIVARRAAEAGLHVLLAKPATAEAEALRAVADIAEDADLAHVVALDGRAWPAAWHVQASVHSLGRLSQITVVGAPSGPIGRAEIIDLTLRWCGEILAVCADPGSMPATTLTPDAPVTLALLAANGTTVLINERMGGEIATATVTVCGEEGRMVVQGRRVRRQDGTGVRDLWMPTVPAERPGLVEATYDVVRATELDDPALVRGATFHDLLTATRLQVAAAASHKRGGWVEL, from the coding sequence GTGACGACGGTCCCCGAACTGGTGGCGCCCCGCGATCCCGGCCTGTCCAGAGCCTGGCGCTCCGACCGCCGGGCCGCCCGGCGCGGGCAACCCGACCTCCCGGTCGCGATGGCCCTGGTCACCGACGGTTCCGAACGCTCGACGGCGGACGTCCTGCGCGACGCCGGGGTCGACGTCGTGGGGCTGCTGGCGCCGGAGCCGCTGGAGTCGCTGGCCTGGGCCGCCGAGGCGAAGGCCCCGCGCGCCTACAGCGATCTGATCGCCCTGCTGTCGGACGACATCGAGGCGGTCTGCATCGAGATGTCGCCCCCGGCGTCCGACATCGTGGCCCGCCGGGCGGCCGAGGCCGGCCTGCACGTGCTGCTGGCGAAGCCGGCCACGGCCGAGGCGGAGGCGCTGCGCGCGGTGGCCGACATCGCCGAGGACGCCGACCTCGCCCACGTCGTCGCGCTGGACGGCCGGGCGTGGCCCGCGGCGTGGCACGTTCAGGCGTCGGTGCACTCGCTGGGCCGGCTGAGCCAGATCACCGTGGTCGGCGCGCCGTCCGGGCCGATCGGCCGGGCCGAGATCATCGACCTGACGCTGCGCTGGTGCGGCGAGATCCTCGCCGTGTGCGCCGATCCCGGCAGCATGCCGGCGACCACGCTCACCCCCGACGCGCCGGTCACGCTGGCCCTGCTCGCCGCCAACGGGACGACCGTCCTGATCAACGAGCGGATGGGTGGGGAGATCGCCACCGCCACGGTGACCGTCTGCGGCGAGGAGGGGCGCATGGTCGTCCAGGGCCGGCGCGTCCGTCGGCAGGACGGGACGGGCGTGCGGGACCTGTGGATGCCGACGGTGCCCGCCGAGCGGCCCGGTCTGGTCGAGGCCACCTACGACGTCGTGCGGGCCACCGAGCTGGACGACCCGGCGCTCGTGCGCGGCGCGACCTTCCACGACCTGCTCACCGCGACGCGCCTGCAGGTGGCGGCCGCGGCGTCACACAAGCGGGGCGGCTGGGTGGAGCTGTAG
- a CDS encoding DUF262 domain-containing protein: MLPRDRAVGRRDPDQRHRPRGRTPLTADRPTGRDRDRGPPRGRTGIGCANWAEETCRLLGPVACQGSSRDFGTRNPTVDLLLSRIKHGSIDLEPDFRRRSGIWTEERQSRLIESLLLRIPLPTLYAAGDAKETWAIVDGIQRLTTICRCFACVTGPGSRRRRIARRPRRWIPTGHLRSHPRGQTAVYGA; this comes from the coding sequence CTGCTTCCCCGCGATCGAGCCGTCGGACGTCGAGACCCTGACCAGCGCCATCGACCACGTGGTCGAACGCCTCTAACCGCCGACAGGCCGACAGGCCGGGACCGGGACCGGGGGCCGCCCCGTGGCAGGACCGGCATCGGGTGCGCGAACTGGGCCGAGGAGACATGTCGTCTCCTCGGCCCAGTCGCTTGTCAGGGGTCGTCGCGTGACTTCGGAACCCGGAATCCGACTGTCGACCTACTTCTCTCCAGGATCAAACATGGTTCGATCGATCTGGAGCCCGATTTCCGGCGACGCAGTGGGATCTGGACGGAGGAACGACAAAGCCGGTTGATTGAGTCGCTTCTTCTCCGGATACCGTTGCCGACTCTCTACGCGGCCGGGGACGCGAAGGAAACCTGGGCGATCGTTGACGGGATCCAGCGTCTGACGACCATCTGTCGTTGTTTCGCGTGTGTCACTGGCCCAGGTTCGAGGAGACGCAGGATCGCCCGCCGCCCGCGTAGGTGGATACCGACCGGCCATCTCCGATCACACCCGAGGGGTCAGACCGCCGTTTATGGGGCATAA